One window of Atribacter laminatus genomic DNA carries:
- a CDS encoding LacI family DNA-binding transcriptional regulator gives MSKITIKEVAKKAGVSTTTVSRVLNGNNEGHMKDETKQKILKAIEELNYIPNKHARSIRSNKTGIIGVIIPDISNPFFSLMVRGIQLVTMKKQFSLIICDSMNSLKKEVICLDTLLKERVDGVILVSSGIVNHEVENLVNEGIRVVLADRKLKNVDLSFVGSDAFYDGYLITKYLIDIGYKEIGFIKGPTQTSTNNKRFEAYIRTMRKYGLQINKSYIFLGDSTFDDGFRIGKNLLEKLKKLPQVLIVSNDIMAIGVIRAFEEEGIEIPKKIGISSFDNIFSFMKPTLTTVHIPAKEIGKEAALMLINDLKRKNSKKESKFVETKLVIGQTTKQVE, from the coding sequence ATGAGTAAAATAACAATCAAAGAAGTAGCAAAAAAGGCTGGGGTTTCTACTACAACAGTTTCAAGAGTATTGAATGGCAATAATGAAGGTCATATGAAAGATGAAACTAAGCAAAAGATACTGAAAGCTATAGAGGAACTCAATTATATTCCTAATAAGCACGCAAGATCCATAAGAAGCAATAAAACAGGGATAATTGGTGTAATAATTCCAGATATTTCAAATCCTTTTTTCTCATTAATGGTTAGAGGTATTCAGTTAGTAACAATGAAAAAGCAATTTTCATTAATTATTTGTGATTCGATGAACTCATTAAAAAAAGAAGTTATATGTTTAGATACTTTATTAAAAGAAAGAGTTGATGGTGTAATACTGGTTTCATCAGGTATAGTCAATCATGAAGTTGAAAATCTTGTAAATGAAGGAATAAGAGTTGTTTTAGCAGATCGAAAATTAAAAAATGTTGATTTATCTTTTGTTGGTTCAGATGCTTTTTATGATGGATACTTAATAACAAAATACTTAATAGATATTGGATACAAAGAAATAGGCTTTATAAAAGGGCCAACACAAACTTCTACAAATAATAAACGTTTTGAAGCATACATAAGGACTATGAGGAAATATGGTTTGCAAATTAATAAATCATATATTTTTCTAGGTGACAGTACTTTTGATGATGGATTCAGGATAGGTAAAAACCTTTTAGAAAAATTGAAAAAACTACCTCAAGTATTAATCGTCTCTAATGATATTATGGCTATAGGAGTAATAAGAGCTTTTGAAGAAGAAGGGATTGAAATACCAAAAAAAATTGGAATATCGAGCTTTGATAATATATTTAGCTTTATGAAGCCAACACTTACTACTGTACATATTCCAGCTAAAGAAATTGGGAAAGAAGCTGCATTAATGTTAATAAATGATTTAAAAAGAAAGAACAGCAAAAAAGAATCAAAATTTGTCGAAACAAAATTAGTTATAGGACAGACAACCAAGCAAGTAGAATAA
- a CDS encoding ABC transporter substrate-binding protein yields MIKRILIIMLSLFLLAMISVVGMAQNDFGNYEGVTVRIGAGAFSTKSIIDAAEKWEKLTGGKIEMTEVPYGDIYEKMLSSFMMGVDAWDIVYYCSNWTLEFAEGEYIQNLEKYFANKTDTWDVLPMFQKLQYYEGERYTLMIDGDVIIGYYRKDALENPEYQAKFASEYGYPMPVPPKTWDQWLDVAKFFNGWDWDNDGELEYGTLNVYQPKNCFWGFYFALAAPFAAHPDYPGYFYFDPNTMEPLIDTEPWVKALEIYIALKDFGPPGVMNYGCGEVRGNYPAGNAALTMDWGDVGIMAQDPEKSTIKGKIGYALTPGSYEVWNPIEKKWDKYSEIQYAPHLAWGGWCAAIPSTSNVADAAWSFMNFMDTIENSMVGVTTPGAARNPYRASHLVNPDAWVNGTISYEDPIPYLQVNLLGYVHPNAQPDMMIPKAGEYTAALDRWCMRAIAGEISAEEALKEAAKEWEKITDNYGRETQKRLYRQIYGLK; encoded by the coding sequence ATGATAAAGCGAATATTAATTATTATGTTAAGTTTATTTTTATTGGCAATGATTTCTGTTGTTGGTATGGCTCAAAATGATTTTGGTAATTATGAAGGTGTAACTGTAAGAATAGGAGCAGGTGCATTTTCAACAAAAAGTATTATTGATGCTGCTGAAAAATGGGAAAAGCTAACTGGTGGAAAAATTGAGATGACGGAGGTTCCTTATGGTGATATATATGAAAAGATGCTTTCGTCATTTATGATGGGCGTTGATGCTTGGGATATAGTTTACTATTGTTCAAATTGGACATTAGAGTTTGCTGAAGGAGAATATATTCAGAACTTAGAAAAGTATTTCGCTAATAAGACCGATACATGGGATGTACTTCCTATGTTTCAAAAACTCCAATATTATGAGGGAGAAAGATATACACTCATGATTGATGGAGATGTAATTATTGGATATTACAGAAAAGATGCACTTGAAAATCCTGAATATCAAGCTAAATTCGCCTCTGAATATGGATACCCAATGCCAGTTCCTCCTAAAACATGGGACCAGTGGTTAGACGTTGCAAAGTTTTTCAATGGGTGGGATTGGGATAATGATGGAGAGTTGGAATATGGAACTTTAAATGTATATCAACCAAAGAATTGTTTTTGGGGATTTTACTTTGCGTTAGCTGCACCTTTTGCAGCTCATCCAGATTATCCAGGATATTTCTATTTTGATCCTAATACAATGGAGCCACTTATTGATACTGAGCCATGGGTTAAGGCGCTAGAGATATACATCGCACTTAAAGATTTTGGACCACCAGGTGTTATGAATTATGGCTGCGGAGAAGTGCGCGGTAATTATCCAGCTGGAAACGCTGCCCTAACTATGGATTGGGGCGATGTTGGAATAATGGCCCAAGATCCTGAGAAATCTACCATTAAGGGTAAAATTGGTTATGCATTAACACCAGGAAGTTATGAAGTATGGAACCCAATAGAAAAAAAGTGGGATAAATATTCTGAGATTCAATATGCACCACATTTAGCATGGGGTGGTTGGTGTGCAGCAATACCTTCGACATCAAACGTCGCAGATGCTGCTTGGAGTTTTATGAATTTTATGGATACAATTGAAAATTCAATGGTTGGTGTTACGACACCAGGTGCTGCAAGAAATCCTTATCGCGCAAGCCATTTGGTCAATCCTGATGCTTGGGTAAATGGTACGATAAGTTATGAAGATCCAATTCCGTATTTACAGGTTAACCTATTGGGCTATGTTCATCCTAATGCTCAGCCAGATATGATGATCCCTAAGGCAGGCGAATATACCGCGGCTCTTGATAGGTGGTGTATGAGAGCAATAGCTGGAGAAATCAGTGCTGAGGAGGCTTTAAAAGAAGCAGCGAAAGAATGGGAAAAGATTACAGATAATTATGGTCGTGAAACTCAAAAAAGACTGTATCGTCAAATTTATGGTTTAAAGTAA
- a CDS encoding carbohydrate ABC transporter permease yields the protein MNKSERFGENMFLAPSLIIFIVLSISSLIFVLVMSFGRLNLGKFSFIFTGLSNWIDLFKDPFFRISIRNVFVIVICSVMAQYWIGLGLAHLVNRIAFGQRWIRLVILLPMMCSPVVVGFMWKMLFLEAYGPLNYFLNAIGLPSVSWLSNPKLAMMSVIIAEVWEWTPFVFIFMLAALKSLSPEPFEAAHIDGATKWEIFRHITLPLLAPISSAIILFRCIETFKSFDIVFILTAGGPGTATLVPTLYAYSRGLRGFDLGFASANSITLFIIITIFAIIFLGAGKKVSPDLSGN from the coding sequence TTGAATAAAAGTGAACGTTTTGGAGAAAATATGTTTCTTGCACCGAGTCTGATAATATTTATTGTCCTTTCAATTTCGTCTCTGATTTTTGTTCTAGTGATGAGTTTTGGTCGTTTAAATCTTGGTAAATTTTCTTTTATATTTACAGGCTTAAGTAATTGGATAGACTTGTTTAAAGACCCTTTTTTTCGAATAAGCATTCGTAATGTATTTGTCATTGTTATATGTAGTGTTATGGCTCAATATTGGATAGGGCTTGGTTTAGCCCATTTAGTCAATCGTATAGCTTTTGGACAGCGATGGATAAGACTTGTAATATTATTACCCATGATGTGTTCTCCTGTAGTCGTTGGGTTTATGTGGAAAATGCTTTTTCTTGAAGCTTATGGACCGCTTAATTATTTTCTAAATGCTATTGGATTGCCATCTGTAAGTTGGCTATCTAATCCAAAGTTAGCTATGATGTCGGTTATTATTGCAGAAGTATGGGAATGGACTCCTTTTGTTTTTATATTTATGCTTGCTGCTCTAAAATCACTTTCCCCAGAACCGTTTGAAGCTGCACATATTGATGGGGCAACTAAATGGGAAATATTTCGACATATTACCTTACCATTATTAGCCCCTATATCTTCAGCAATAATTTTATTCAGGTGTATTGAAACATTTAAATCTTTCGACATCGTATTTATACTCACGGCTGGTGGACCTGGAACGGCAACTTTAGTTCCAACCCTTTATGCGTATTCGAGGGGATTAAGGGGTTTTGATCTGGGATTTGCAAGTGCGAACTCAATAACATTGTTTATTATAATAACCATTTTCGCAATTATTTTTTTAGGTGCTGGAAAAAAGGTTTCTCCTGATTTAAGCGGGAACTAA
- a CDS encoding carbohydrate ABC transporter permease translates to MASFKAPLAIHSGGKILPFINFKPTLETWKSLLFGANQNVFLSRFTNSLIVTISSSVLALIFGALGAYGLERFRYRYGPLKNENLSLLIISQRMMPPIVASIAVFVFFRYFKLLDTRQGLIISYLWFNLPLAVFLLMGFFRDIPKEIEDAASIDGCGKFKQFWLIALPLTFPGLVATFLVCFIFAWNEFLLALILTFNKAMTLPIMVSSLDAEMEPMYWLIGAVGVVVILPSIFVSLVLDKYLVGGLRIGGIK, encoded by the coding sequence ATGGCTTCTTTTAAGGCTCCTTTGGCAATTCATTCAGGAGGAAAGATTTTACCTTTTATTAATTTCAAACCTACATTAGAAACCTGGAAATCGTTGTTATTTGGAGCAAATCAAAATGTTTTTTTAAGTAGATTTACGAATAGCTTAATTGTGACTATTAGCAGCTCTGTTCTAGCATTAATTTTTGGTGCCTTAGGAGCATATGGGCTAGAAAGATTTCGATACCGCTATGGTCCACTCAAGAATGAAAACCTATCCCTTTTGATTATTTCACAAAGAATGATGCCGCCCATTGTTGCTTCTATTGCTGTTTTTGTTTTTTTTAGATATTTTAAATTATTGGATACTAGACAAGGGTTAATAATTAGTTATTTATGGTTTAATTTACCGCTCGCAGTTTTTCTTTTAATGGGTTTTTTTCGAGACATACCAAAAGAAATTGAGGATGCAGCATCTATAGACGGTTGTGGAAAATTTAAGCAATTCTGGCTTATTGCATTACCCTTAACTTTTCCTGGATTGGTAGCAACCTTTTTAGTGTGTTTTATCTTTGCTTGGAATGAATTTTTACTTGCACTAATATTAACTTTTAATAAAGCAATGACTTTACCAATAATGGTTTCCAGCTTGGATGCAGAAATGGAACCAATGTATTGGCTAATTGGTGCCGTAGGTGTTGTTGTTATACTTCCATCAATATTTGTTTCGTTGGTTTTAGATAAGTACTTAGTTGGAGGCCTACGAATAGGGGGAATTAAGTAA
- a CDS encoding nucleoside hydrolase, whose translation MAERIILDTDIGTYYDDAFAVLFATKCPEIKLEGVTTVYGDTDLRSKIAAKLLKVAGKPNVPVCKGVGVPLKGNALMFGFEGENILEEDERESIKYSDQPADDFIIEKIMQNPGEISVVTLGAVSNVAVAMVKEPRIIENIKQLVMMAAVVIPVLDPKSVMRSPREEYNFNNDPVAAEIVMNSGIPKERLVLVPCDVTLRTPLLDQDWERIKKSNDPVAKQVKSIIDVWPPQEFQIYISVGIPTEFTQVWLHDPLALTCAFDKRFVKFYPMHIATEYSVTPIPRDMVIATDILRTVPKKKEPNMMVGLQVDAERFSNYFTDKIIS comes from the coding sequence ATGGCAGAAAGAATAATATTGGATACAGATATAGGAACTTATTACGATGATGCGTTTGCAGTTTTATTTGCTACAAAATGCCCGGAAATAAAACTAGAAGGTGTCACGACAGTTTATGGAGATACTGACTTAAGATCAAAAATAGCTGCAAAATTACTAAAAGTTGCTGGAAAACCTAATGTGCCAGTTTGTAAAGGAGTAGGCGTTCCTCTTAAGGGTAATGCATTAATGTTTGGTTTTGAAGGTGAGAATATTCTTGAAGAGGATGAAAGAGAAAGTATTAAATATTCAGATCAACCTGCAGATGATTTTATTATAGAAAAAATTATGCAGAATCCTGGTGAAATTTCTGTTGTAACCTTGGGAGCAGTTAGTAATGTAGCAGTAGCTATGGTAAAAGAACCAAGAATAATTGAAAATATTAAACAATTGGTAATGATGGCTGCTGTGGTAATTCCTGTTTTAGATCCAAAAAGTGTTATGCGTTCTCCTAGAGAAGAATATAACTTTAATAATGATCCAGTAGCTGCTGAGATTGTTATGAACTCTGGTATTCCAAAAGAACGTTTAGTATTAGTTCCTTGTGATGTTACTTTGAGGACACCGTTACTGGATCAAGATTGGGAAAGAATAAAAAAATCTAATGACCCTGTTGCAAAACAGGTAAAATCTATAATTGATGTATGGCCACCACAAGAATTCCAAATTTATATTTCTGTAGGAATACCAACTGAATTTACTCAAGTATGGCTACATGACCCTCTAGCTCTTACCTGTGCATTTGATAAAAGGTTTGTTAAATTTTACCCTATGCATATAGCAACAGAATATTCCGTAACTCCTATTCCAAGGGATATGGTTATAGCTACTGATATTTTAAGAACTGTACCTAAGAAAAAAGAACCAAACATGATGGTGGGTTTACAAGTTGACGCAGAACGATTTAGCAATTACTTTACAGACAAAATAATTAGTTAG
- a CDS encoding nucleoside hydrolase: protein MEKKRVILDCDPGVGIIGIDADDPLAILLALGSKELLIEGITTVYGNVEVNLATRSALKVLEVIGRSDIPVAKGMSLPLSGFHHPEIERQYNGNRGKVGLISLPEIKDKILNIHAVDFIISKVLENPNELSIITIGPQTNVACAIIKEPSIRNKVKEIIMMGGALGLDPNFGKGNITPVAELNIWHDPQAANIVFSSGIPITMVSLDVTNPAKGTVLYKETLKEIEIKKTRVTDFIYDICKTYIDKPMFNWIKKAGCILYDPLAVAVAALPSLAKTVKMCVQVETKGEYTFGQTIADIRKVDGKNENIDVCIDVESDNFIRMFVERLCSL from the coding sequence ATGGAGAAGAAAAGAGTAATATTAGATTGTGATCCAGGAGTTGGAATTATAGGTATAGATGCTGATGATCCTCTTGCGATTCTTTTGGCTCTTGGAAGTAAAGAGCTTTTGATAGAGGGGATTACAACCGTTTATGGAAATGTTGAAGTGAATCTAGCTACGAGATCCGCTCTAAAAGTACTTGAAGTAATAGGAAGATCTGACATACCAGTTGCAAAAGGTATGTCCTTACCATTATCCGGTTTTCATCATCCAGAAATTGAAAGACAATATAATGGAAATAGAGGAAAAGTGGGTCTTATTAGCTTACCCGAGATAAAGGATAAGATCCTAAATATTCATGCAGTTGACTTTATTATTTCAAAAGTATTGGAAAATCCTAATGAATTGAGCATAATTACAATAGGACCTCAAACGAATGTTGCATGTGCAATTATTAAAGAGCCTTCCATTAGAAACAAAGTCAAAGAAATCATAATGATGGGAGGAGCATTAGGCTTGGACCCAAATTTTGGGAAAGGAAATATTACACCAGTTGCAGAGTTAAATATATGGCATGATCCACAAGCGGCTAATATTGTGTTTAGTTCAGGAATACCAATAACAATGGTGAGTTTAGATGTTACTAATCCTGCTAAGGGAACAGTGCTTTATAAAGAAACATTAAAAGAAATTGAAATTAAAAAAACAAGAGTTACTGATTTTATTTACGATATATGCAAGACGTATATCGATAAACCTATGTTTAATTGGATAAAGAAAGCAGGTTGCATTTTATATGACCCATTGGCAGTTGCTGTTGCAGCCTTACCAAGCTTAGCGAAAACTGTAAAGATGTGTGTACAAGTTGAAACAAAAGGTGAATATACATTTGGGCAAACTATTGCTGATATAAGGAAAGTAGATGGAAAAAACGAAAATATAGATGTATGTATTGATGTTGAAAGCGATAATTTTATAAGGATGTTTGTTGAAAGGTTGTGTTCTCTATAA
- a CDS encoding ankyrin repeat domain-containing protein: MKQIVILMLLIIFFCFQIDGYSKNINFNLYRNGSHETILDTLNSGADVNAKSEYDRTPLMYAAWENQNPEVIKLLIHSGADVNAKDRFDRTPLMYAAWENQNPEVIKLLIHSGADVNAKSEYDRTPLMYAAWENQNPEVIKLLIHSGADVNAKDSLYRSPLTYAAKYNQNPEVIKLLIHSGADVNAKSEYGKTPLMYAAWENQNPEVIKLLIHSGADVNAKSEYGKTPLNYALYNINNEIVEVLLDNGADARVMDECGCER, encoded by the coding sequence ATGAAGCAAATAGTAATTTTAATGTTATTAATAATATTTTTTTGTTTTCAAATTGATGGATATTCCAAAAATATTAATTTTAATTTATACCGTAATGGATCCCATGAAACTATTTTAGATACCCTTAATTCTGGAGCAGATGTCAATGCTAAAAGTGAGTATGATAGGACACCTCTTATGTATGCGGCTTGGGAAAACCAAAACCCTGAAGTAATAAAACTCCTTATTCATTCTGGAGCAGATGTCAATGCGAAGGATCGCTTTGATAGGACACCTCTTATGTATGCGGCTTGGGAAAACCAAAACCCTGAAGTAATAAAACTCCTTATTCATTCTGGAGCAGATGTCAATGCTAAAAGTGAGTATGATAGGACACCTCTTATGTATGCGGCTTGGGAAAACCAAAACCCTGAAGTAATAAAACTCCTTATTCATTCTGGAGCAGATGTCAATGCGAAGGACAGTCTTTATAGAAGCCCTTTAACATATGCAGCAAAATATAACCAAAACCCTGAAGTAATAAAACTCCTTATTCATTCTGGAGCAGATGTCAATGCTAAAAGTGAGTATGGTAAAACACCTCTTATGTATGCGGCTTGGGAAAACCAAAACCCTGAAGTAATAAAACTCCTTATTCATTCTGGAGCAGATGTCAATGCTAAAAGTGAGTATGGTAAAACACCTCTCAACTATGCATTATATAATATTAATAATGAGATCGTCGAAGTATTGTTAGATAATGGGGCAGACGCTCGTGTTATGGATGAGTGTGGGTGCGAAAGATAA
- a CDS encoding IS4 family transposase, whose product MKTPLFFGRIDLEKKTNHQKERGVFMTILPENLENERTLLPMFSSFVKEFKLNQLFRKCSIRKEKGIPVKDIFQMIFLLVFTGKNISGILCSKNLIFEGKKDTFYRFLHQTSGSWRKFLFLLSATVVSEVLFPFSNLKRYAWVVDDSPYERPRSSKVEGLSRFYDHSTKRFSRGFRMLTLGLTDGATFIPFSFSLLSSHRKENQLCPMDASVDGRSKRARLRKESQEKTPDVLLKLLDGAVKHCPLVSTILFDSWFSFPTLIRKCATRGLSVVCMLKNTPKIYSSFGGKALALSSLFTRIQKRPHGNIIGSGVVNLNLTGKPLLARIVFVRSEKQKSQWLALLSTDLSLSEDEIVTLYGKRWDGCLLQDGEIGLETGSGVSCQVL is encoded by the coding sequence ATGAAAACACCCCTCTTTTTTGGTAGAATTGACTTAGAGAAAAAAACCAATCACCAAAAAGAGAGAGGTGTCTTCATGACTATCCTACCAGAAAATTTGGAAAATGAAAGGACTCTATTACCCATGTTTTCCTCCTTTGTAAAGGAGTTCAAATTGAACCAACTGTTTCGAAAATGTTCCATCCGCAAAGAAAAAGGAATCCCTGTTAAAGACATCTTCCAGATGATCTTTCTGCTGGTCTTTACCGGAAAAAACATCTCTGGTATCTTGTGCTCTAAAAATCTCATTTTCGAGGGAAAGAAAGATACTTTTTACCGTTTCCTCCACCAGACCAGTGGCAGCTGGCGAAAATTCCTCTTCCTCTTGAGTGCCACAGTAGTCTCAGAAGTCCTCTTTCCTTTTAGCAATCTGAAGCGCTACGCCTGGGTAGTGGATGATTCTCCCTATGAACGACCTCGGAGTTCGAAAGTTGAAGGTCTCTCTCGTTTCTATGACCATTCTACCAAGCGCTTCAGCCGTGGGTTTCGGATGCTCACCCTCGGGCTCACTGATGGAGCCACTTTCATTCCTTTTTCCTTTTCGTTATTAAGTTCCCACCGAAAAGAAAACCAGCTCTGTCCGATGGATGCTTCCGTTGATGGACGAAGCAAAAGAGCTCGTCTTCGGAAAGAATCCCAGGAGAAGACTCCTGATGTACTCTTGAAGCTCCTTGATGGAGCCGTAAAACACTGTCCTTTGGTCTCAACCATTCTCTTTGATAGTTGGTTCAGCTTTCCCACCCTCATCCGGAAATGTGCTACTCGAGGATTATCAGTGGTATGCATGCTCAAAAACACCCCAAAGATTTACTCCTCTTTTGGTGGAAAGGCTCTTGCTCTTTCCTCTCTATTCACCAGAATTCAGAAAAGACCACACGGCAATATCATTGGATCGGGTGTCGTGAATCTCAATCTCACTGGGAAACCACTTTTAGCTCGGATTGTCTTTGTCCGAAGTGAAAAACAAAAATCTCAATGGTTGGCACTTCTTTCAACTGATCTGTCTCTTTCTGAAGACGAGATCGTCACCCTCTATGGGAAACGCTGGGATGGATGTCTTCTTCAAGATGGTGAAATCGGTCTTGAAACTGGCTCGGGAGTTTCATGTCAGGTCTTATGA
- the rbsK gene encoding ribokinase has protein sequence MMFIPKILIVGSLNIDMIIKTNYMPKIGENILIQEFSMLQGGKGSNQAIACSRLGLEVYMVGKIGDDEFGNQIHANLKKEQINYRFVTKNTDSHTGLAFIFIDNKGENRILVAPGANMKLSVGDLSDVLPLFKICKYLLLQLEIPQKVVKSAIQMAHQIGLRTILNPAPAQHFEIETLSKEDILTPNQHEAEILSGIKINTIIDAIKAIQLLKKRCESRIVFTLGKMGAIASDSTNRIIHLLPRNVDVKDTTAAGDSFNAGLLYGLTQGKDWLEALMLANTAGAFACTKLGAHNSLPNINDINDFYNIHGKGNIIYYNV, from the coding sequence ATGATGTTTATACCTAAAATCTTGATAGTTGGAAGTTTAAATATTGATATGATTATAAAAACTAATTATATGCCTAAAATTGGAGAAAATATTTTAATACAAGAATTCTCAATGCTTCAAGGTGGTAAAGGAAGCAACCAAGCTATTGCTTGTTCGCGTCTTGGGCTGGAAGTTTATATGGTTGGCAAGATAGGTGACGATGAGTTTGGTAATCAAATACATGCTAATTTAAAAAAGGAACAAATTAATTATAGGTTTGTAACTAAAAACACTGATAGCCATACCGGATTAGCATTTATATTTATTGACAATAAAGGCGAAAACCGGATATTAGTTGCTCCAGGAGCAAATATGAAGTTATCAGTCGGGGACTTAAGTGATGTTTTACCACTTTTTAAAATATGTAAATATTTGTTACTACAATTAGAAATACCTCAAAAAGTAGTAAAAAGTGCGATACAAATGGCACATCAAATTGGACTTAGAACCATTCTAAACCCTGCACCAGCACAACATTTTGAAATAGAAACACTTTCAAAGGAGGATATTTTAACGCCAAATCAACATGAAGCAGAAATATTGAGTGGAATTAAAATCAATACAATAATTGATGCGATTAAGGCAATTCAATTATTAAAAAAACGTTGTGAGTCACGGATTGTTTTTACATTAGGAAAGATGGGAGCGATAGCAAGTGATTCCACAAACCGTATTATTCACCTTCTTCCTAGAAATGTTGATGTGAAAGATACCACAGCAGCTGGTGATTCATTCAATGCGGGATTACTTTATGGTTTAACGCAAGGGAAAGATTGGTTAGAGGCTCTAATGTTAGCGAATACCGCAGGTGCATTTGCCTGTACTAAATTAGGCGCACATAATTCATTACCCAATATAAATGATATTAATGATTTTTATAATATTCATGGTAAAGGAAATATTATCTATTACAATGTTTAA
- a CDS encoding sugar phosphate isomerase/epimerase family protein, producing MNYKGYSTGIWVFGKTPDRFCVSGYKVDRSIEKSLDRIASVPELTGVMMHYPQPINENNINNIKKMLQDRGLKLASCDVDLFSDPIFNCGSLMSENNTLRKKAIEYSKKAMDIAEYLGARDMNLWPGQDGFDYPFQINYSVQWDLLITSLTEIANYNPRVNLSLEYKLREPRTHSTIYSSGVALYLAHKTGCSNVGVTLDLGHSFNCKESPANVLALLDKFNKLFILHLNDNYRDWDDDMAVGTVHFWETIEFIYYLNISKYDGWLGLDIFPYREDAAEVCDFSIKNIQTMLKIVNRINLNQLHRIQKEANAIEAIKYIQSLM from the coding sequence TTGAATTATAAGGGATATTCAACTGGAATATGGGTTTTTGGTAAAACTCCAGATCGATTTTGTGTTAGTGGTTATAAAGTTGATAGAAGCATTGAAAAGTCTCTCGATCGAATTGCATCAGTTCCAGAACTTACTGGTGTCATGATGCATTATCCTCAACCAATTAACGAAAATAATATTAATAATATAAAAAAAATGTTACAAGATCGAGGTTTAAAACTTGCAAGTTGTGATGTTGATTTGTTTAGCGATCCAATTTTCAATTGTGGTAGTTTAATGTCAGAAAATAACACCTTGAGGAAAAAAGCCATTGAATATTCTAAAAAAGCAATGGATATCGCAGAATATTTAGGCGCTAGGGATATGAATCTCTGGCCTGGCCAAGATGGTTTTGATTATCCTTTCCAAATTAACTATTCTGTACAATGGGATTTGTTGATAACGTCTTTAACAGAAATTGCTAATTACAATCCAAGAGTTAATCTTAGTTTGGAATATAAATTAAGAGAACCAAGAACACATTCGACTATCTATTCTTCTGGTGTTGCTCTTTATTTAGCTCATAAAACTGGTTGTTCAAATGTTGGAGTAACACTCGACTTAGGACACTCTTTCAATTGTAAGGAATCTCCAGCAAATGTTTTAGCACTTTTAGATAAATTCAATAAACTTTTTATTTTGCATCTTAATGATAATTATCGAGATTGGGATGATGATATGGCTGTGGGTACTGTCCATTTTTGGGAAACGATTGAATTCATTTATTATTTGAATATTTCTAAATATGATGGATGGTTGGGTTTGGATATTTTCCCTTATAGAGAAGATGCTGCTGAGGTCTGCGATTTTAGTATTAAAAACATCCAAACTATGTTAAAGATCGTTAATCGTATTAATCTCAACCAACTTCATAGAATTCAAAAAGAAGCCAATGCTATTGAAGCAATTAAATATATACAAAGTTTAATGTAG